TTACCAAATCTTCTTTCCCTGTTTTGAAAATGAATAAGGGTTTTGTAAAGGTCTTCTTTTGTGAAATCAGGCCAAAATTTTTCAGAAAAAACAAATTCCGCATAAGCCATTTGCCAAAGCAAAAAATTGCTCAACCTTTGCTCCCCACTTGTTCTTATCAAAAGTTCAGGGTTTGGAATATCTTTGGTGTATAGATTGCTCGAAATTAATTTTTCGTCAATATCTTCTGTTTTGATAATTCCGTTTGCTATATCTTCAGCTATTTTTTTAAAAGCCATTACTATTTCACCTTTTGATCCATAGTTAAGTGCCAAAACAAGATCCATTCGATCATTATCTTTAGTGGTTTCCATTGCTTCCAGCAAATTTTTATAACAATTGCCCGGAAGTCCGTCTATCTCACCTATCGTTCTCAATCGAATTTTATTTTTCATTAGCCGGTTCATTTCTTTTCTGAGCGAGTTAACCAACAACTCCATCAGTGCCGTAACTTCCATTTTTGGTCGCGCCCAGTTTTCTGTAGAAAAGGCATAAAGCGTCATGTATCTTATACCCAGCTCAGCACCAGCCTCAGTGATCTCTCGCACCGTTTGCACCCCTTTTCTGTGGCCAAAAACACGCATTTTTCCCTGCTGCTTGGCCCAGCGTCCATTCCCGTCCATTATAATAGCAATGTGGCGAGGTAAATTATTGAGATCGATTTGTGCTTTTAAGTCCATAATTTATAAAACCATCAAAAACCTTTAGAAGATGGATCCGGGCATCTAACCTTCAGAATATTATAAGAGAGGGACAAACCTACAAACAAATAATCATCCTTTCGATTATTGCTACCTCTTTGCTTACCGGGAAGACCAATTGGTTCGCTAACTTCACTTGAGCGATCAGAAAGCCGCTCTCCCAAACTATTATCAGGTGTATTGTTGACAAATTCTGGGTAAGTTCCACTTATATCGTCTAAATAATCGGTAAAAGTTTTTCTTATTCCTCCCTCTAAGCCCAAAGTCCATCGAGGGTCAAAACTGTATTTAAACCCAAAGCCCATAGGTACAGCAAAGCTCGCGCGCGTGTATTTTCTTTTTTCGCTGTCTTCAGTGCCCTGTCCTTCGGTAGCGTATTCCTGAAGCCTTACCTGCATGCCATCAAGTTCTGTAGTGGGGTTGAAATAGAAAACTGAAAACCCGATCAGTAAATAAGGAGTGAAGTTGTGTTTTTCCTCTTTAACATCAAATTTAAAGAAGTTAAACTCCAGTTCATTGCTGAATTCAATAATAGGCGATTCAAAGCTGAGATTTCTTGTTTTTTGATAAACATTGTCATTGGCTTCGTCACTAAAGGCTATTTTTCCATAATTAATACTGCCTTTATAAGCAAAACGCGTATTGAATGCTTTGCGCAAAAAAATACCGGTTCCAGGGCCGGCATATTCAAAATTGGCCGTAGTATTTAAATCCCCGAAATAATTGGAAATACCTACCCACACTCCAATTGACAAACCTTGAGCGGACAAATTTCCAATGCTTAAACACAAAACGATAAAAGAAAGCCAATGCTTTACAGGACTCATAATAAAAAATAAAGCCCAAATTTAAGAAATTCGGGCTTTTATAACGTCAATCGGCATTTTTTATTCTAACGAGCCATCCTGCGGTAATTGCTCATTCTTTTGAGTCTTTTCTTTTTATTAAAAGGATTGCCATATAATTTATCCACATCATTTTTGCTAAATCGGTATGTCACTGTAAGCATACTCATCAAATAAGCATCATTACCATTTGGATTTCCTCGATATTGACCTTCTTCAGTAATATAAGAGAACTCCCCTTCAGGGTCATTTTCTCCGGATCTTACAGAAAGTCCTTGTACCAAATCTGCCCTTTCGATGCCGTAATAGGCATATATATCATCTTCACTTGGGTAAACAGTACTTACATCATCCAAATAATCGGTGAAAGTGATTCTGTGTCCAAATTCAACTCCCAGGGCAATGTATTTATTGATATTGTATTTAAACCCTATCCCTACTGTAATAGTGGGTTGTATTAATGAGTACTTCTTACCATAACCGGGCATTCCCTGACCTTCAGTCCCTAGATTTCTAAGGCCTACCCATTCTCCGTTGTATTCAGCCTTGGGGTTAAAATACAATGCATTTATACCCCCAACAACATAAGGGGTCATTCGATCTTTCAAACTTCCCGGTCTGTATCGCATAATATGCACTTCGCTTGAAACACCAAGCTCTACAATATGTGATTTAAAACTAAGATTTCTGTAACTTCTAAACCAGTCATCATCCATCATTTCTTGTGATCTGGCAAGTCGATCATCTCCAGCAAATTGACCATAACTAAGTGCAACTTTCACAGCTACATAGTTATGAAGCGAAGTCCTGTAAAAAACACTTGCGCCAGGGCGAAAAATTGAACCGTCAATATCTCCGAAATAGAGGTTCATCCCACTGGATTTTTTCCCCAGATCACCGAGAAAATTTGTAGCTCCAATACCTACTCCTACCTCACTGATTTGTCCGTATGAGCTGGTTGTGAAAAGCAATCCCACAAATAAAAAAGTAAAAATACGCTTCATGACTAAGTGTTTTAGTGTTCTTGTTCAAATTGAATTTGGCGTTGTCATGTGGTATACGCCAATGAACACGAAAGGTTACACTTAGTCTGTTACACGTTTAGTTGCGCTGATCAGCGCCCCACATAAGTTTAGTTCTGATAGTTGAAAGGAAATCAATATCGTCCAAACGGAGGAGGTTAATGTAAAAATGCTCTTTTTTTACTGCCAACTGAATGGAGGAATCAATATTGGCATAACGAGAATCAAGGGTACAAAGGAAGTGATCGGCACGGCCTTCTACTTCAAAAGAAATTACGGTATCACTGGAAACAACCATTGGCCTTACATTCAAATTGTGTGGTGCAATAGGTGTAATAACAAAATTTTCTGAAGTAGGAAATATAATAGGGCCGCCACAACTTAAAGAATAACCTGTAGAGCCGGTAGGTGTAGCAACAATCAATCCATCTGCCCAGTATGAGTTCAACAATTCACCATTAATATAAGTATGAATGGTAATCATTGAAGAAGTATCGTTTTTATGAATAGAAAATTCATTAAGCGCATAATTCACTCCATCAAAGAGTTCTCGATTAGAATCAAGATGAAGAAGCGTACGCTTGTCTATCTTATAGCTTTTATTTTTAAGTGCAAATACTGCAGCGCGAATATTCTCTTTTGCTGTACTTGCCAAAAAACCAAGCCTTCCGAGGTTAATGCCAAGAATAGGAATATTAGAACTTTGTACATAAGGCAATGTATCGAGCAATGTACCATCGCCACCCAAACTGATCAGGTATTCTACTTCCTTATCTTCTAAAT
This genomic window from Chitinophagales bacterium contains:
- a CDS encoding DUF6089 family protein, with product MSPVKHWLSFIVLCLSIGNLSAQGLSIGVWVGISNYFGDLNTTANFEYAGPGTGIFLRKAFNTRFAYKGSINYGKIAFSDEANDNVYQKTRNLSFESPIIEFSNELEFNFFKFDVKEEKHNFTPYLLIGFSVFYFNPTTELDGMQVRLQEYATEGQGTEDSEKRKYTRASFAVPMGFGFKYSFDPRWTLGLEGGIRKTFTDYLDDISGTYPEFVNNTPDNSLGERLSDRSSEVSEPIGLPGKQRGSNNRKDDYLFVGLSLSYNILKVRCPDPSSKGF
- a CDS encoding NAD kinase, which produces MLTAIYGRVLKERQIPYVLELLNLLKENDIEVVIFGDFLTQLNATGRLENNDYKTFSAYNDLEDKEVEYLISLGGDGTLLDTLPYVQSSNIPILGINLGRLGFLASTAKENIRAAVFALKNKSYKIDKRTLLHLDSNRELFDGVNYALNEFSIHKNDTSSMITIHTYINGELLNSYWADGLIVATPTGSTGYSLSCGGPIIFPTSENFVITPIAPHNLNVRPMVVSSDTVISFEVEGRADHFLCTLDSRYANIDSSIQLAVKKEHFYINLLRLDDIDFLSTIRTKLMWGADQRN
- a CDS encoding DUF6089 family protein → MKRIFTFLFVGLLFTTSSYGQISEVGVGIGATNFLGDLGKKSSGMNLYFGDIDGSIFRPGASVFYRTSLHNYVAVKVALSYGQFAGDDRLARSQEMMDDDWFRSYRNLSFKSHIVELGVSSEVHIMRYRPGSLKDRMTPYVVGGINALYFNPKAEYNGEWVGLRNLGTEGQGMPGYGKKYSLIQPTITVGIGFKYNINKYIALGVEFGHRITFTDYLDDVSTVYPSEDDIYAYYGIERADLVQGLSVRSGENDPEGEFSYITEEGQYRGNPNGNDAYLMSMLTVTYRFSKNDVDKLYGNPFNKKKRLKRMSNYRRMAR
- a CDS encoding isoprenyl transferase, with amino-acid sequence MDLKAQIDLNNLPRHIAIIMDGNGRWAKQQGKMRVFGHRKGVQTVREITEAGAELGIRYMTLYAFSTENWARPKMEVTALMELLVNSLRKEMNRLMKNKIRLRTIGEIDGLPGNCYKNLLEAMETTKDNDRMDLVLALNYGSKGEIVMAFKKIAEDIANGIIKTEDIDEKLISSNLYTKDIPNPELLIRTSGEQRLSNFLLWQMAYAEFVFSEKFWPDFTKEDLYKTLIHFQNRERRFGKISEQIQTK